The Streptomyces halobius genomic interval TGGCGCTCGACATCGAGGACGGGGCGCGGATTCCGGCGGACACGCTTGCGGTGGTGGCGCACCGTTCGGCGATCGGTGAGCAGTACGTCGATCTGCAGCCGCGCACCGACTCCGGGCCGCTCCTCAAGGACGGCGGCACGATCGCCCGCGGTGACACCCGGGTGCCGCTGGCCACCACGGAGCTCGTCCTCAGCGTGGACCGCCTGGTCAACTCCGTCGGCAAGGAGGATCTACGGGTCACGGTCGACGAACTGGGCAAGGCCTTCAAGGGGACGGGGCCGCACCTCAGCCGTCTGGTGGACTCGGGCAATGAGCTGGTCGAGTCGGCCTCCGGCTCGCTCCCCGAGACGATCAGGCTGATCGAGGACTCGCGCAAGGTCCTCAAGACCCAGTCGGAGCAGGGCTCGGCGATCAGGTCGTTCTCCAGTGACCTGGCCGATCTGACCGATGAACTCAAGTCCCGTGACGGGGACATCCGCAGGCTGATCGGGTCGAGCGCGCCCGCCGCGCACGAGGTGGACTCGCTGCTCAAGGCGAACCGGACCCAGCTGCCGGTACTCCTCGGGAATCTGATCAGCGGCGGCCAGATCACCGTGGCACGGCTGCCCGGGGTGGAACAGGCCCTGGTCACCTTCCCCGTGACCGTCGCGGGCAGCTACACGGTGGTGCCGGGCGACGGCACCACGCACTTCGGCATGGTCGCGGGCAAGGACGAACCGGCGCCCTGCCGTCAGGGGTACGGCACCCAGCGGCGCGACCCCGCGGACACCAGCGATCGCCCGGCCAACACCGGCGCACGCTGCACGGCACCACGCGGCGGCGACACCTCGGTGCGCGGCGCGCAGAACGCCCCCGGCGCCTCGGCCCGCTCCGGCGGGGCGGACCGGGCGGCGTACGTCACCCCGTACGACCCGGACACCGGCACCGCCGTCGGACCGGACGGAACGCCCGTCGAGATCGGTTCGACGGGCGGCGAACAGAACGCGTTCGGAAAGGACTCATGGCAATGGCTGCTCGTAGGACCGATGGCATGAGCGGGGGGCTGATCTCCCGCCCGGTCGGGGGCCTGAGCTCCCGCCCCGTACGGGCGCTGCGCCGCCTCGGCGCCAGGCTCGCGGGCGCCGCCCGCGGCGGCCGCGCCATGGCCGCGGGACTCGCCGTGGCCACCGCCGTGACGACGGCGCTTGCCGTCTGGCTCGGCGTCCAGGTGTACGAGCAGCGCGCGGCGGAGCAGCGGCACCAGGACATCCTGGCCGCGGCCAGGCAGTCGGCCC includes:
- a CDS encoding MCE family protein, which produces MITRMVKIQLLAFATVTAVGVSYVGARYTGIGDALLDRGYTVRAEFAESGGIFQGAEVTYRGVPVGRVGQLELAGSGGVSVALDIEDGARIPADTLAVVAHRSAIGEQYVDLQPRTDSGPLLKDGGTIARGDTRVPLATTELVLSVDRLVNSVGKEDLRVTVDELGKAFKGTGPHLSRLVDSGNELVESASGSLPETIRLIEDSRKVLKTQSEQGSAIRSFSSDLADLTDELKSRDGDIRRLIGSSAPAAHEVDSLLKANRTQLPVLLGNLISGGQITVARLPGVEQALVTFPVTVAGSYTVVPGDGTTHFGMVAGKDEPAPCRQGYGTQRRDPADTSDRPANTGARCTAPRGGDTSVRGAQNAPGASARSGGADRAAYVTPYDPDTGTAVGPDGTPVEIGSTGGEQNAFGKDSWQWLLVGPMA